CCACTGCTGGAAGTGAAGATTCTGCTGAGAGGCAACAATATATAAATTTTTATAGAAGTTGTAATGCTCTTTTCTGTAAACAGAAGCGGCAATATCTCTGGTGATATACAGCGTAGAGCCATCTTTCTTGGTAATTAAAGCTGGGGACATCCCATATGGCTCCAGATCTACGATCTGTGCGCCTTCGGATTCCTGCATCAGATTCTTATCCTTCATCCATTCCACTACCCGATCCATCTTGTCGGAGTAGAAGCTTTCTCCTGCATAAGAATCAAAGCTGATGCCCAGCATGTTATATACCCGGTTAAACTCTTTCAAGCTTTCGTCCCGGAACCACTGCCACAGTTCCACTTCCTCTGGGGAGCCATTTTCCAGCTTCGTAAATACGGCTCTGGCTTCGTCATCCAGACTCGGGTCTGTTTCTACCTCCACGTGGAATTTCGTGTAATATTCCAGCAATGTCTTAATCGGGGACTTAATTACATCTTCTTTATTTCCCCATCTTCTGTAGGCCACAATCATTTTACCAAACTGGGTACCGTAGTCTCCCAAATGGTTGATACGCACAGTGTCATAGCCTAAGAAATCATAAATTTTGTAAATAGAGTTACCGATAACGGTACTCCGGATGTGACCGATATGAAACGGCTTGGCAATGTTCGGGGAAGAAAATTCTACAATGACCGTCTTATCCTTACCCAGGTCGCTTCTGCCGTAGTTATCCTGTTCACTTACAGCTTCCTTGACCACGTCTTCCATAAAGCCCTTTCTGGTCAGAAACATGTTTACATAGGCGTTGACGCTTTCCACCTTGGCAAAGGCAGCCTCTCCGCCCAGTTTTTCTGCAATATCCTGAGCAATGGCAGGAGGAGCCTTTCTCAAGGTCTTAGCCAGCTTAAAGCACGGGAATGCGTAGTCACCCATCTTTGTATCTGTAGGAACTTCTACCATGGACATGATTTCTTCAAGGGTGAGGCCCTCTACATTTTTGCAGATTAACTCTGCGATCTCTTTCTTATAATTGATCATTTGTTCTTCCTCCGATCCATTTCCAATTCAGTTATAACCTCTATATTCTTTTCTTTTAAAAAGGTTGTCAGAAAGCCATCTCCTGGAATCTCCCGGTGTGAAAAGCTCCCATCATAAATGATGCCGCAGCCACAAGAAGGGCTCTTCGCTTTTAAAATGGCCCCTTCTATTTCTTCATTCAGCTCCCGAGCCCTCTGACAGCTATCTGCCCAGACAGCCTTACAGCCTTGCAAGAAAGCTTCCGTCACATCCAGCCCT
The genomic region above belongs to Aminipila butyrica and contains:
- the argS gene encoding arginine--tRNA ligase, encoding MINYKKEIAELICKNVEGLTLEEIMSMVEVPTDTKMGDYAFPCFKLAKTLRKAPPAIAQDIAEKLGGEAAFAKVESVNAYVNMFLTRKGFMEDVVKEAVSEQDNYGRSDLGKDKTVIVEFSSPNIAKPFHIGHIRSTVIGNSIYKIYDFLGYDTVRINHLGDYGTQFGKMIVAYRRWGNKEDVIKSPIKTLLEYYTKFHVEVETDPSLDDEARAVFTKLENGSPEEVELWQWFRDESLKEFNRVYNMLGISFDSYAGESFYSDKMDRVVEWMKDKNLMQESEGAQIVDLEPYGMSPALITKKDGSTLYITRDIAASVYRKEHYNFYKNLYIVASQQNLHFQQWFKIVELMGCEWAKDCVHIPFGLVSLEEGTMSTRHGRVVFLEDVLNRAVEQTKAVIKEKNVATDNVDETAQMVGIGAVIFQELSNNRIKDYVFSWDKVLNFEGETGPYVQYTHARAISVLRKAGEEAVKKASEVQKLDMSHVTSDSAYDLAKLIYQFPQVIEEAGDKYEPSVVTRHIVDIAQSFNRFYHNEYILVEDEAEKLAKLALVIAAKNTIKNGLFLLGIQAPEKM
- a CDS encoding DUF523 domain-containing protein produces the protein MYIISGCLLGENCKYNGGNNRTDWIVEFARAHPFISVCPELAGGLEAPRPPVEIVEGRAINQEGLDVTEAFLQGCKAVWADSCQRARELNEEIEGAILKAKSPSCGCGIIYDGSFSHREIPGDGFLTTFLKEKNIEVITELEMDRRKNK